Proteins from a single region of Dyadobacter fanqingshengii:
- a CDS encoding SPASM domain-containing protein has product MNKNFKDGLNLMSKVTPKRAWNAIQILSSYFYSKATGNPVHWGMPIAISFEPTTSCNLRCPECPSGLRSFTRPTGMMEEKLYKKTIDELADTLLYLIFYFQGEPYLHPKFFELVQYAHDKGIYTATSTNAHYLTDEKAKKTVESGLDRLIISIDGTTQDVYQQYRIGGNLEKVLEGTRNIIKWKKELKSATPHVIFQFLVVKPNEHQIEDVKRLAEEMGVDEVGLKTAQIYDYEEGSDLIPTIEKYSRYEKAESGRYSIKNKFVDHCWKMWHSCVITWDGAVVPCCFDKDAEYQLGDMKRETFRQLWKGKKYSDFRASLIRSRSEIEMCKNCTEGTQVWA; this is encoded by the coding sequence ATGAATAAAAATTTTAAAGATGGCCTGAACCTGATGTCCAAGGTTACACCCAAACGGGCATGGAATGCCATCCAGATATTGAGCAGCTATTTTTATTCAAAAGCAACGGGTAACCCGGTCCATTGGGGAATGCCGATCGCTATTTCATTTGAACCCACCACTTCCTGTAATTTAAGATGCCCCGAATGTCCAAGCGGCTTGCGCTCATTCACCCGTCCGACTGGAATGATGGAGGAGAAATTGTATAAAAAGACCATTGATGAACTTGCCGACACACTATTATATCTGATTTTTTACTTTCAGGGAGAGCCTTATCTGCACCCAAAATTCTTTGAACTCGTGCAATATGCGCATGACAAAGGCATTTACACAGCCACGTCAACCAACGCACATTATCTGACGGACGAAAAAGCGAAGAAAACGGTTGAGTCCGGTTTGGATCGTTTGATCATTTCCATTGATGGCACCACGCAGGATGTTTACCAGCAATATCGCATTGGCGGAAATCTGGAAAAGGTTTTGGAAGGAACGCGCAACATTATCAAGTGGAAAAAAGAATTGAAATCTGCTACGCCGCACGTGATTTTCCAGTTTTTGGTGGTGAAGCCCAATGAACATCAGATTGAAGATGTTAAAAGGCTAGCCGAAGAAATGGGTGTGGATGAAGTGGGATTGAAAACGGCGCAGATCTACGATTACGAAGAAGGCTCGGACTTGATCCCGACCATTGAAAAATACTCGCGTTACGAAAAAGCCGAAAGCGGCCGCTATTCGATTAAAAACAAATTTGTGGACCATTGCTGGAAAATGTGGCATTCTTGTGTCATTACCTGGGACGGCGCTGTGGTGCCTTGCTGCTTCGATAAAGATGCGGAATATCAGCTCGGCGATATGAAGCGCGAAACCTTCCGTCAGCTTTGGAAAGGTAAAAAGTATAGTGATTTCCGGGCATCGCTGATTCGCTCCCGTTCCGAGATCGAAATGTGCAAAAACTGCACCGAAGGAACGCAGGTCTGGGCGTGA
- the lepB gene encoding signal peptidase I, translated as MSVTSIPQKPQQTRQKKSGFREWLDSVVFAVIAATLIRWLIFSAFVIPTPSMENSLLVGDYLFVSRLHYGTTTPVTPLQLPLTHQTIWGTNIPSYFDWIKLPQYRLPGFTDIKRGDVVVFNLPVEHPDAYNKYSSVLPDLHPHPLDLRSNYIKRCVAIAGDKLEVRGGQVYVNGTAQANPVRMQSEYFVSTTTAVNEQNVFRKNGITDFSQFTETFNDTIASNDESGYIIKTTSTLVEKLRDLDFVKRVEPIHTSKGLKEPYLFPATDLLYWNKDNYGPIDIPKKGVTIPMNELNIALYGEVIKNYDGNDDLEIKNGKILQSGKALTSYTFRQDYYFMMGDNRHNSADSRYWGFVPKDHIVGKAVFVWMSIDPDPASFVNKIRWDRIFRIIE; from the coding sequence ATGTCTGTCACTTCTATTCCTCAAAAGCCGCAACAAACCAGACAGAAAAAATCTGGTTTCAGAGAATGGCTGGATTCTGTCGTATTCGCGGTTATAGCGGCTACGTTGATCCGCTGGCTTATTTTCAGCGCCTTTGTCATTCCCACACCTTCCATGGAGAATTCGCTTTTAGTGGGGGATTATCTCTTTGTGAGCAGGTTACACTATGGAACTACCACGCCGGTAACGCCCTTGCAGTTGCCGCTGACCCACCAGACAATCTGGGGCACAAACATTCCTTCCTATTTCGACTGGATAAAATTGCCTCAATACAGACTTCCCGGATTTACCGACATTAAGCGTGGCGATGTGGTCGTGTTCAATCTGCCTGTGGAGCATCCCGATGCATATAATAAATACAGCTCAGTACTACCCGATTTGCATCCGCATCCGCTGGACCTCAGGTCAAACTACATTAAAAGATGTGTGGCTATTGCAGGCGACAAGCTCGAAGTGCGGGGAGGGCAAGTTTATGTGAACGGAACGGCGCAGGCGAATCCGGTTCGTATGCAGAGCGAATATTTTGTTTCTACAACCACCGCAGTCAACGAGCAAAACGTTTTTCGCAAAAACGGCATCACAGACTTCTCACAGTTTACCGAGACTTTTAATGACACCATTGCATCCAACGACGAGTCGGGTTATATCATTAAAACAACCAGTACGCTTGTTGAGAAACTGCGAGATCTGGATTTTGTAAAAAGGGTCGAACCCATCCATACAAGTAAGGGCTTGAAGGAGCCTTATCTGTTTCCTGCAACGGACTTATTGTATTGGAACAAAGACAATTATGGTCCGATTGATATACCAAAAAAAGGAGTTACCATTCCCATGAATGAGCTGAACATTGCGCTTTACGGAGAGGTTATCAAAAATTACGATGGCAATGACGACCTGGAAATTAAGAATGGAAAGATCTTGCAAAGTGGCAAAGCGCTTACCAGCTATACATTTCGCCAGGATTATTATTTCATGATGGGGGATAACCGCCATAATTCGGCAGATTCAAGATATTGGGGCTTTGTGCCCAAAGACCACATTGTAGGAAAAGCGGTTTTTGTATGGATGTCGATTGATCCTGATCCCGCCAGTTTTGTAAACAAAATTCGGTGGGACAGAATTTTCAGAATTATTGAATAG
- a CDS encoding Lrp/AsnC family transcriptional regulator produces MQPDLTDRKIMELLQADSQLTIKEIASRINLSVTPVHERIRKLEKEGIIDKYVCLLNRRKLGKALVVYCNVTLDKQRKESFEDFNQAIVKMSEVLECSVVSGNFDYMLKVIVEDAEAYNQFYQHKLSALKSVLHISSYFVISEIKYTTGIAVV; encoded by the coding sequence ATGCAACCCGACCTGACGGATCGTAAAATAATGGAATTGCTGCAAGCTGATTCCCAATTGACAATCAAGGAGATAGCGAGCAGGATTAATTTGTCGGTGACGCCGGTCCACGAGCGGATCCGCAAACTGGAAAAGGAGGGGATCATCGATAAATATGTTTGTCTGCTCAACCGGCGTAAACTAGGAAAAGCGCTCGTGGTTTACTGCAATGTAACTTTGGACAAACAGCGGAAAGAGAGCTTCGAGGATTTCAACCAGGCCATTGTGAAAATGAGCGAGGTGCTCGAATGTTCGGTGGTTTCCGGCAACTTCGATTATATGCTGAAAGTGATCGTGGAAGATGCGGAAGCCTACAATCAATTTTACCAGCACAAACTTTCTGCCCTGAAAAGTGTGTTACACATCAGCAGTTATTTCGTAATTTCCGAAATCAAGTACACGACGGGAATCGCCGTGGTGTAG
- the ald gene encoding alanine dehydrogenase, translating into MIIGVPKEIKNNENRVAVTPAGVTEFRKHGHTVYVQVEAGKGSGFSDELYAEAGAVILATIEEVYAIAEMIIKVKEPIATEYGLIKENQLLFTYFHFASSEPLTHAMIERKAVCLAYETVEKTDRSLPLLVPMSEVAGRMAIQEGAKYLEKPMGGFGILLGGVAGVKPANVLVLGGGIVGTQAAKMAAGLGANVTIVDISLPRLRYLEDIMPANVDTVMSNEYNIRELIKSTNLIIGGVLIPGAKAPSLITRDMLKLMKPGTVMVDVAIDQGGCFETSKATTHEDPIYEVDGVVHYCVANMPGAVPYTSTLALTNATLPYALNLANNGWKGACATNEELRKGLNVVNGKVVFKGVSDAWNLPYTDVNEVFQ; encoded by the coding sequence ATGATCATTGGTGTTCCCAAAGAAATTAAAAACAATGAAAACCGTGTAGCCGTAACGCCCGCCGGAGTAACCGAATTTCGCAAGCACGGACACACAGTATATGTGCAGGTGGAAGCAGGTAAAGGCAGCGGTTTCAGCGACGAACTATATGCCGAAGCCGGCGCCGTGATCCTTGCCACAATCGAGGAAGTGTATGCCATCGCCGAAATGATCATTAAAGTAAAAGAGCCGATCGCAACCGAGTATGGCCTTATCAAAGAGAACCAACTACTATTCACATACTTCCACTTTGCATCTTCCGAACCGTTAACGCACGCTATGATCGAGCGCAAGGCAGTTTGTCTTGCCTACGAAACAGTTGAAAAAACAGACAGAAGCTTGCCATTGCTCGTTCCAATGAGCGAAGTTGCGGGCAGAATGGCGATTCAGGAAGGTGCCAAATATCTCGAAAAACCAATGGGCGGTTTCGGGATTCTTTTAGGAGGCGTTGCGGGTGTTAAGCCGGCCAACGTGCTCGTGCTGGGCGGAGGGATTGTAGGAACACAGGCTGCTAAAATGGCCGCTGGCCTGGGTGCCAATGTAACAATCGTGGATATCAGCTTGCCGAGATTAAGATATCTGGAAGACATTATGCCGGCGAATGTGGATACGGTCATGTCCAACGAATACAACATTCGCGAGCTGATCAAAAGCACAAACCTCATCATTGGCGGCGTGCTGATCCCGGGAGCAAAAGCACCTTCTTTGATCACACGCGATATGCTTAAATTAATGAAACCCGGCACAGTCATGGTCGACGTTGCCATCGACCAGGGCGGATGTTTCGAAACTTCCAAAGCGACAACCCACGAAGATCCTATTTACGAAGTGGACGGCGTGGTGCATTATTGCGTGGCCAACATGCCCGGCGCAGTGCCCTACACTTCTACCCTTGCTTTGACAAATGCAACATTGCCTTATGCGCTTAACCTGGCAAATAACGGCTGGAAAGGTGCTTGCGCTACCAATGAAGAGCTACGCAAAGGACTCAATGTAGTGAACGGAAAAGTGGTTTTTAAAGGCGTCTCAGATGCCTGGAACCTTCCGTACACCGACGTAAACGAAGTATTTCAATAA
- a CDS encoding ParA family protein, protein MGKVIAIANQKGGVGKTTTAINLAASLAALEFRTLIIDADPQANSTSGLGFNPQEMENSIYECMVEQAKTADIILETDFPNLNLLPSHIDLVGAEIEMINLKNREQRMKDAIAEIRDDYDFIIIDCSPSLGLITINSLTAADSVIIPVQCEYFALEGLGKLLNTITIIQSRLNTALIIEGILLTMYDLRLRLSNQVVNEVTSHFESLVFNTIIPRNVRISEAPSYGIPVMAQDADSKGAVSYLNLAREILSKNGLLSSDKQLGVN, encoded by the coding sequence ATGGGCAAAGTAATTGCAATTGCAAACCAAAAAGGAGGAGTAGGGAAAACGACAACTGCTATTAATCTTGCGGCAAGCCTCGCCGCGCTTGAATTCCGCACGCTGATCATCGATGCTGACCCGCAGGCCAATTCAACTTCCGGACTTGGGTTTAATCCGCAGGAAATGGAAAACAGCATTTACGAATGCATGGTGGAGCAGGCCAAAACGGCGGATATTATCCTTGAAACCGATTTCCCGAATTTAAATTTATTACCCTCACACATTGATCTCGTAGGCGCGGAAATAGAGATGATCAATCTCAAAAACCGCGAACAGCGCATGAAAGATGCCATTGCCGAGATCCGTGACGACTACGATTTTATCATTATAGACTGTTCACCCTCGCTCGGGCTTATCACCATCAACAGCCTTACTGCCGCCGATTCGGTCATTATTCCGGTTCAATGTGAATATTTTGCATTGGAAGGCTTGGGTAAGCTTTTGAATACCATCACCATTATCCAATCCAGGCTTAATACGGCACTGATCATTGAAGGCATTCTGCTGACGATGTATGACCTGAGGCTCCGGCTTTCCAACCAGGTTGTGAATGAGGTGACCAGCCATTTTGAATCACTTGTTTTCAACACCATTATCCCTCGAAATGTACGTATCAGTGAAGCGCCGAGCTATGGAATTCCTGTTATGGCGCAAGATGCGGACAGTAAGGGAGCGGTGAGCTATTTAAATCTTGCCCGGGAAATTCTCAGTAAAAACGGTTTGCTATCCTCTGATAAACAGTTGGGTGTAAACTAA
- a CDS encoding ParB/RepB/Spo0J family partition protein, whose amino-acid sequence MENSKAKKMTGLGRGLGALLQDSEKVNTHRTKERPSSTDVVGSMSEIDVSLIEANPYQPRTKFDQESLQELADSIRVQGIIQPITVRQLSEDSYQLISGERRLQASRSIGMTAIPAYIRTANDQQMLEMALIENIQRENLNSIEIALSYQRLILECNLKQEELGVRVGKNRTTVNNYIRLLKLPPVIQAALRDNQISMGHARAIITINSDQSQLKIFNKIIEEGWSVRKVEEEVRKLGMMSNISFASKKQATINQEIKSLQFQLSSFFGAKVSVKSNNDNKGEIKIPFGSQDELKKILETLKFK is encoded by the coding sequence ATGGAGAACAGTAAAGCGAAGAAAATGACAGGATTGGGAAGAGGCCTCGGAGCGCTTCTTCAGGATTCTGAAAAGGTAAACACGCATCGCACCAAGGAGCGACCTTCTTCCACAGACGTGGTAGGTTCCATGAGCGAGATTGATGTAAGCCTTATTGAGGCAAATCCTTACCAGCCCCGCACGAAGTTCGATCAGGAATCCTTGCAAGAATTGGCGGATTCCATTCGTGTTCAGGGCATTATCCAGCCCATTACCGTAAGACAATTGTCCGAAGACAGCTATCAGCTGATCTCCGGCGAAAGACGTTTGCAGGCTTCCAGGTCTATTGGAATGACTGCAATTCCTGCCTATATAAGAACTGCCAATGACCAGCAAATGCTGGAAATGGCGCTGATCGAGAACATTCAACGTGAAAATCTCAACTCCATTGAGATTGCGCTCAGCTATCAAAGGCTGATTTTGGAATGTAATCTTAAACAGGAAGAACTTGGTGTGCGCGTTGGGAAAAACCGGACGACAGTTAACAATTATATAAGGTTACTAAAACTGCCGCCTGTGATACAGGCTGCACTTCGGGATAACCAGATCAGCATGGGCCACGCCCGCGCCATTATCACGATTAACAGCGATCAGAGCCAATTAAAGATTTTTAACAAAATAATTGAAGAGGGCTGGTCTGTGCGAAAAGTGGAAGAGGAGGTCAGAAAGCTGGGAATGATGAGTAATATCTCGTTTGCGAGCAAAAAACAGGCAACAATTAATCAAGAAATTAAGTCGTTACAGTTTCAATTATCGTCCTTTTTCGGGGCTAAGGTTTCCGTAAAAAGCAATAATGATAACAAAGGTGAAATTAAAATCCCCTTTGGCTCGCAGGACGAGCTCAAAAAGATTCTGGAAACACTGAAATTTAAATAA
- a CDS encoding DUF5683 domain-containing protein — translation MKNWFWLIVVVLFSEEAIAQKTQKDTVQRGAVQIITADSTVISAVDSLTGKKKEKKFFPVPKTATRLALIPGGGQIYNRDYWKLPIVYIAFGGGLYAYYLNSLKYHDYLDTYRSFYDMDPDSPNYGDPIPGYTPDLEKRIRVRNLLNTNSVYTEATRDQAARGKNYWRRNRGFALIVSGLIYTLSIIEANVAAHLKTFDLSEDLTLRVEPKLNQPQMLTPTPGLRLVFNLK, via the coding sequence TTGAAAAACTGGTTTTGGCTTATCGTAGTGGTGTTATTTTCTGAGGAAGCGATAGCGCAAAAAACACAAAAAGACACTGTGCAGCGCGGTGCGGTCCAGATCATTACGGCGGATAGCACCGTTATTTCGGCAGTGGATTCATTGACAGGGAAAAAAAAGGAAAAGAAGTTTTTCCCGGTTCCTAAAACGGCAACGAGACTTGCATTAATACCCGGAGGCGGGCAGATCTATAACAGGGATTACTGGAAACTTCCTATTGTTTACATTGCATTCGGAGGTGGATTGTACGCATATTATCTCAACTCGCTGAAATACCACGATTATTTGGACACTTACCGGTCATTTTATGATATGGATCCGGACAGTCCTAATTACGGAGATCCGATTCCAGGGTACACACCGGATTTAGAGAAGCGGATCAGGGTGCGTAATTTGCTGAATACCAATAGCGTTTACACGGAAGCTACGCGCGATCAGGCTGCGAGAGGCAAGAATTACTGGAGGCGTAACCGGGGGTTTGCTTTAATTGTGTCCGGATTGATTTATACATTGTCTATCATTGAAGCCAATGTAGCAGCGCACTTGAAGACATTTGATTTATCGGAAGACCTGACTTTAAGGGTTGAGCCCAAACTGAACCAACCGCAAATGCTGACACCCACGCCGGGATTAAGGCTTGTTTTTAACCTGAAATAA
- the lepB gene encoding signal peptidase I, which produces MAINKEMTSRTAHTGKRKSPVREWFDSILFAVVAATLIRWLFFEAFTIPTPSMENSLLVGDFLFVSKLHYGTRTPKTPLQVPLTHQTIWGTNIPSYSDAIQLPQYRLPGFSEVKRGDVVVFNYPPELQHPVDLKTNYIKRCMGLPGDKLEVRDLQVYANGTVVENPVRMENEYFVATTTSVNEEKVFKENGVSEYNAYTESFNDTIPSNDQMGYLVFTTVDIAAKLKSYDFVKGITLVKSSKDISEPMLYPNSSLFKWNRDNYGPITVPKEGATVQLTPENIATYGPVIKNYEGLEGVELDEKSVKVAGKAITSYTFKQDYYFMMGDNRHNSADSRYWGFVPMDHIVGKAVFVWMSIDPNPTSFVNKIRWNRLFRVIN; this is translated from the coding sequence ATGGCTATTAATAAAGAAATGACTTCCCGAACTGCTCACACCGGCAAAAGAAAATCGCCGGTGAGGGAATGGTTCGATTCCATACTTTTTGCTGTTGTCGCTGCGACCCTGATCCGCTGGTTGTTTTTCGAAGCATTTACGATCCCGACGCCGTCCATGGAGAACAGCCTTCTGGTAGGTGATTTCTTGTTTGTTAGCAAGCTGCATTATGGCACCCGGACGCCAAAAACGCCTTTGCAAGTGCCCTTGACGCATCAGACCATTTGGGGAACAAACATTCCTTCTTACAGCGATGCAATTCAATTGCCCCAATATCGCCTACCCGGTTTCAGTGAAGTGAAACGCGGGGACGTTGTCGTTTTCAACTACCCACCGGAATTGCAGCATCCGGTTGATCTTAAAACAAATTATATCAAACGCTGCATGGGATTGCCGGGCGACAAGCTGGAAGTGAGAGACTTACAGGTTTATGCCAACGGCACTGTGGTGGAGAATCCGGTTCGTATGGAGAATGAATACTTCGTAGCCACGACAACTTCGGTGAATGAGGAAAAAGTATTTAAAGAAAATGGCGTCTCAGAATACAATGCTTATACTGAGAGCTTTAATGATACAATCCCTTCCAATGACCAAATGGGATATCTGGTTTTCACGACTGTTGACATTGCGGCAAAACTGAAATCCTATGATTTCGTAAAAGGTATTACACTGGTTAAATCTTCAAAGGACATTAGCGAGCCGATGCTTTATCCAAACTCGTCGCTATTCAAATGGAACCGTGATAACTATGGCCCGATCACCGTTCCTAAGGAGGGCGCCACGGTTCAATTGACACCTGAAAATATTGCCACTTACGGTCCGGTCATTAAAAACTATGAGGGACTTGAAGGCGTGGAGCTGGACGAAAAGTCTGTGAAAGTGGCTGGCAAGGCCATCACGAGCTATACATTCAAGCAGGATTATTATTTCATGATGGGTGATAACCGCCATAATTCAGCGGATTCGCGCTATTGGGGTTTCGTTCCGATGGATCACATTGTTGGCAAGGCGGTTTTTGTCTGGATGTCCATTGATCCAAATCCGACGAGCTTCGTGAACAAAATCCGTTGGAACCGCTTGTTTCGGGTGATTAACTGA
- the dapB gene encoding 4-hydroxy-tetrahydrodipicolinate reductase, which produces MRILLLGYGKMGKTIEKIALERGHSIVGKIDIDNRSEMDSLKPADVDVAIEFSAPEAAYNNITYCLKKGWPVVSGTTGWLEHRSEIEKLCLEQNGAFFYASNYSIGVNLFFRLNRQLARLMNGHGYEQSMTEIHHIHKLDAPSGTAITLAEAITDEIDNLEGWKLAPENERGYLQITSLREGEVPGTHIVRYESEVDTIEISHTAHSRAGFALGAVVSAEWLPGRSGVFGMNDLLKI; this is translated from the coding sequence ATGAGGATTTTATTATTGGGGTATGGAAAGATGGGGAAAACGATCGAGAAAATTGCACTTGAAAGAGGACATTCGATCGTAGGGAAAATTGATATTGATAACCGCTCGGAAATGGATTCGCTGAAACCAGCCGACGTGGATGTTGCCATTGAGTTCAGCGCTCCCGAAGCTGCCTATAACAACATTACTTATTGTCTAAAAAAAGGATGGCCTGTAGTGAGCGGCACTACCGGCTGGCTCGAACATCGTTCCGAAATTGAAAAGCTCTGCCTAGAACAGAACGGTGCCTTCTTTTACGCATCCAATTACAGCATTGGTGTAAACCTTTTCTTCCGCCTCAATCGCCAGCTGGCCAGGTTGATGAACGGGCATGGTTACGAACAATCCATGACCGAAATCCACCACATTCACAAGCTGGATGCACCCAGCGGCACTGCTATCACGCTGGCCGAGGCTATCACAGATGAAATTGACAATCTGGAAGGCTGGAAGCTTGCTCCTGAGAATGAGCGTGGTTACCTGCAAATCACTTCATTAAGAGAAGGAGAAGTGCCGGGGACTCACATTGTTCGTTATGAATCGGAAGTGGATACCATTGAAATTTCGCATACAGCACACAGTCGCGCGGGTTTTGCACTGGGAGCGGTGGTTTCCGCAGAATGGCTTCCGGGCAGAAGCGGCGTATTTGGCATGAATGACCTCCTGAAAATTTAA
- a CDS encoding alpha-amylase family glycosyl hydrolase translates to MDNLQTAETEPVQSFEGMGATCHPEGVYYRVWAPHAEGVSVVGSFNDWKADANPLSQEENGHWGVLVENSKEGDEYKFVLKTPAGDLYRNDPYSLKMTNSAGNCVVYNHASFDWQDVSFQIPSWHELVIYELHVGTFHVKEEGQVGTLYTAIEKLPYLKDMGFNAVELMPCSEFPGSRSWGYNPASPFAIESDYGGPDGLKAFVKAAHEAGIAVILDVVYNHFGPSDLDIWQFDGWHENDGGGIYFYNDWRAETPWGSTRPDFGRGEVRQYIHDNAMMWLRDFRVDGLRMDMVPYIRNVKADGNPGNDIPEGISLMQWINKDIRENCPNCITIAEDMHSLDFITDSVEDGGLGYGSQWDARFVHSVREAIITANDQDRNMEDVVEAITHRYNEDSFQRIIYTESHDEVANGQARVAEEIANGDVNNWYSKKRAALGVALVLTSPGIPMVFQGQPLLEDKWFSDSDPIDWTRLEKFSGFATLHRDMIHMRRNWFGVTKGLQGQHVQIIRADKDKKVIVMHRWSEGGPKDSVVVVLNFAIETFHDYKVGFPRAGKWHLRFNSDNEQYDPEFSHLGVFDIETMDGEFDSLPVHATLQIPPYSALVFSQED, encoded by the coding sequence ATGGATAATTTACAGACCGCTGAAACAGAACCGGTTCAGAGTTTTGAAGGAATGGGTGCGACGTGTCACCCCGAAGGAGTCTATTACAGAGTATGGGCACCACACGCAGAAGGTGTTTCAGTTGTTGGAAGTTTTAATGATTGGAAAGCAGATGCCAATCCCCTTTCGCAGGAAGAAAATGGCCATTGGGGTGTATTAGTTGAGAATTCTAAGGAAGGCGATGAATATAAGTTTGTTTTGAAAACACCCGCAGGTGATTTGTACAGAAATGATCCTTATTCATTAAAAATGACCAATTCCGCAGGAAATTGTGTGGTTTACAATCATGCGAGCTTCGACTGGCAGGATGTGAGCTTTCAAATCCCCAGCTGGCACGAACTGGTTATATATGAACTGCATGTGGGAACATTTCACGTGAAAGAAGAAGGCCAGGTTGGCACATTATACACGGCCATTGAAAAATTGCCTTACCTCAAAGACATGGGATTCAACGCTGTTGAATTAATGCCCTGTTCTGAGTTCCCCGGATCACGCTCCTGGGGATATAATCCCGCAAGTCCTTTTGCGATAGAATCCGACTACGGCGGCCCTGATGGGTTGAAGGCATTCGTGAAAGCAGCACATGAAGCCGGAATAGCCGTAATCCTGGATGTGGTCTACAATCACTTTGGCCCATCTGATCTGGATATCTGGCAGTTTGATGGCTGGCACGAGAACGACGGCGGAGGCATTTACTTCTATAACGACTGGCGTGCCGAAACGCCATGGGGAAGCACCCGGCCGGATTTTGGACGCGGCGAAGTAAGGCAATACATTCATGACAATGCTATGATGTGGTTGCGTGATTTCCGTGTAGACGGGCTTAGAATGGATATGGTTCCTTACATTCGGAATGTAAAAGCAGACGGAAATCCAGGTAACGACATCCCGGAAGGCATTTCCTTAATGCAATGGATCAATAAAGATATTCGTGAAAATTGCCCTAACTGCATCACCATCGCCGAAGATATGCATTCGCTGGATTTCATTACTGATTCCGTTGAAGATGGTGGCCTGGGTTATGGTTCGCAGTGGGATGCCCGATTTGTGCATTCGGTTCGTGAAGCCATTATCACCGCTAACGATCAGGATCGTAATATGGAGGATGTTGTTGAAGCAATTACGCACCGCTACAATGAGGACTCCTTTCAACGCATTATTTATACAGAATCACACGACGAAGTGGCCAATGGACAGGCGCGCGTCGCAGAAGAGATTGCCAATGGCGATGTGAATAATTGGTATTCCAAAAAACGCGCTGCTCTTGGGGTCGCGTTAGTGCTTACTTCACCAGGCATTCCCATGGTTTTCCAGGGACAGCCTTTGTTAGAGGACAAATGGTTTTCTGACAGCGACCCAATTGATTGGACAAGACTCGAAAAATTCAGCGGATTCGCAACTTTACACCGTGATATGATCCATATGCGCCGAAACTGGTTCGGTGTAACAAAGGGGCTTCAAGGCCAGCATGTCCAGATCATTCGCGCCGATAAGGATAAGAAAGTGATCGTGATGCACCGTTGGAGTGAAGGCGGGCCAAAAGACAGCGTTGTTGTCGTGTTGAACTTCGCAATTGAAACATTCCATGACTATAAAGTTGGTTTCCCTAGAGCCGGCAAATGGCACCTGCGATTCAACAGCGATAATGAACAATACGATCCGGAATTCTCGCATCTGGGTGTGTTTGACATTGAAACAATGGATGGTGAATTTGACAGTTTGCCTGTCCATGCCACATTGCAGATCCCGCCGTACTCAGCGCTTGTATTCTCTCAGGAAGATTAA